A single window of Thermodesulfovibrionia bacterium DNA harbors:
- a CDS encoding addiction module protein: protein MKKITATDTLELSIPERIQLVEDIWDSIAERADSLELTENEKKIIEERLEAYHSNPNLGTPWNEVYKRIVANHGI from the coding sequence ATGAAGAAAATAACCGCAACAGATACCCTTGAATTATCAATTCCAGAGAGAATTCAATTAGTGGAAGATATTTGGGATTCTATTGCCGAGCGGGCAGATTCTTTGGAGCTGACGGAGAACGAAAAAAAGATCATTGAAGAAAGACTTGAGGCTTATCACAGTAATCCTAATTTGGGTACTCCATGGAATGAGGTTTATAAGAGAATAGTCGCTAACCATGGAATATAA
- a CDS encoding type II toxin-antitoxin system RelE/ParE family toxin gives MEYKIIIRPEAEKDLTEGFVWYEDKRLGLGFDFLLQVDAGLRFVGRNPEIHASVYKGVRSHIIKRFPYKIIYLIESQRIIVLGVIHGRRSPSLMKNRIDDI, from the coding sequence ATGGAATATAAAATTATCATCAGGCCTGAGGCTGAAAAAGACTTGACGGAAGGTTTTGTCTGGTATGAAGACAAGAGGCTCGGATTGGGGTTTGATTTTCTTTTACAAGTCGATGCCGGGTTAAGATTTGTAGGAAGAAATCCAGAGATACACGCGTCAGTATATAAAGGGGTGCGCAGTCATATAATCAAGAGATTTCCATACAAAATAATTTATCTTATTGAAAGTCAAAGAATTATTGTGCTGGGTGTAATTCATGGAAGAAGAAGTCCGAGTCTTATGAAAAATAGAATAGATGACATCTAA
- a CDS encoding N-6 DNA methylase, which translates to MTDKEIKLAIQSAIISLATGSLTGQSISFFKTLGYKTERQNPFTHKTFAFFKESFLDSDSSFNEDKALVKEWKSVDLLFQLTKDEVSDTVSLFDTNKVDNTIIETYLFFALELKNPEYTRTALAQITREINKVFPMPVMLLFKHGEHLTLSVINRRLHKKDEQKDVLEKVTLIKDISTLSPHRAHIEILFDLSFNELKRIHKFTNFIELHNAWQKTLDTKELNKRFYRELSNWYFWALNNVSFPNDIDDDKDDTVFNSESIIRLLTRLIFIWFIKEKNLIPEKIFEEKEVSKLIKGFNTKGSTVYYRAILQNLFFATLNQKIEERVFATDGAFKENKKNYGIKNLYRYSSDFAISKDEVIKLFEGVPFLNGGLFDCLDSEDKNGKVIYLDGFSRNSKKQAHVPDELFFSKEKIIDLSDVYDDKKKKNETVKGLFEIFKQYKFTVTENTPIEEEIALDPELLGRVFENLLASYNPETKTTARKQTGSFYTPREIVNYMVDESLKAYLKQKLETEAGMKQDDAEVGLEFLLGYNEKEHLFNKKQTAVLINAIDSCKILDPACGSGAFPMGILHKLVHILHNIDPQNKRWKERQIKKAMAIDDTKIRDNSISDIETAFNNNELDYGRKLYLIENCIYGVDIQPIATQISKLRFFISLIVDQKADRARDNFGIRPLPNLETKFVVANTLIGIDKPKVGDFVGSLFDNTTVKELEEKLKDVRHRLFSAKTPAIKRKLREEDAKLRGQMGEILEGSGWSNESSRQLAGWDPYNQNASSPFFDPEWMFGIADGFDVVIGNPPYIKESTDKSVFDGLRKSNYYQGKMDLWYFFASVCIDMLKKNLHGCLCFIATNNWITNSGASQLRNKILTETEILKFIDFSDFKIFESAGIQTMVFVLEKKNRVDKHEVQFSKLNDSSIKFSELNMFLKREKDCRFLFNKSTLISNEFINKTINFSPYLALDVLQKIESKRNFNLLESEINSGIDIPQDVVNKSSLNVLGNNYSVGDGIFVLSDKELEDLNLNQNELSLIKPFYTTSELYRYNVNSQNNFWIIYTDSTFKNPKSIVKFPNIKKHLDKFQSVITSENKPYGLNRSRDEKFFKGERIIVQRKCSQKPSFVHVSFDAYFNRTFIPIRTERIDLKYLSGLLNSKLTSFWLKYKGKMQGDNYQVDKDPILTIPILNYSDKSTANNLVSITITSKDKGIFEDVIDAVFYELYFPEEIKAADAEVLKHLTSLPELKDDWSDEKKMKVIEKVYKELSDPKHPVSIAMEKQKTVPEVRIIEGLDK; encoded by the coding sequence ATGACAGACAAAGAAATAAAACTGGCAATACAATCCGCAATAATATCATTGGCTACAGGCAGTTTAACGGGCCAGTCTATTTCATTTTTTAAGACACTTGGCTATAAGACTGAACGGCAAAATCCATTTACACACAAAACTTTTGCTTTCTTTAAAGAATCATTCCTTGATAGTGATTCAAGCTTTAACGAGGATAAGGCTTTAGTAAAAGAATGGAAATCTGTAGACCTGTTATTTCAATTAACCAAAGACGAAGTATCCGACACGGTAAGTCTGTTTGATACAAATAAAGTAGATAATACCATCATTGAGACTTACCTCTTTTTTGCTCTGGAACTGAAAAACCCTGAATACACCCGAACCGCGCTGGCACAGATCACCCGTGAGATAAACAAAGTATTCCCCATGCCGGTAATGCTGTTATTCAAGCATGGTGAACACCTGACTTTATCCGTGATAAACAGACGGCTGCATAAAAAAGACGAACAAAAAGATGTGCTGGAAAAAGTAACGCTTATTAAAGACATTTCTACACTCAGCCCGCATAGAGCGCATATTGAAATACTTTTTGACCTGTCCTTTAACGAGCTCAAGCGGATACATAAGTTTACCAACTTTATTGAACTGCACAATGCCTGGCAGAAGACGCTGGATACCAAAGAACTGAATAAACGGTTTTACCGTGAGTTATCCAACTGGTATTTCTGGGCATTGAATAATGTTTCATTTCCAAATGATATCGATGATGATAAAGACGACACCGTTTTTAATTCTGAAAGTATTATCAGACTTCTTACAAGGCTTATTTTTATCTGGTTTATTAAAGAGAAGAATCTGATACCGGAAAAGATCTTTGAAGAAAAAGAAGTATCAAAGCTTATCAAAGGATTTAATACAAAAGGCTCAACAGTATACTATCGGGCAATACTGCAAAATCTTTTCTTTGCGACATTAAATCAAAAAATTGAAGAACGCGTATTTGCAACAGATGGAGCATTTAAGGAGAACAAGAAGAATTACGGCATAAAAAACCTGTATCGCTATTCTTCTGATTTTGCGATATCAAAAGATGAAGTTATCAAGCTATTTGAAGGTGTGCCATTCCTGAATGGAGGGCTATTTGACTGCCTGGATAGTGAAGATAAAAACGGCAAAGTAATATATCTTGACGGGTTTTCCCGCAATTCGAAAAAACAAGCTCATGTACCAGATGAACTCTTTTTCTCAAAAGAGAAAATTATTGATTTAAGTGATGTTTATGATGACAAAAAGAAGAAAAATGAAACTGTCAAAGGTTTGTTTGAAATTTTTAAACAGTACAAGTTCACGGTAACAGAAAATACTCCTATTGAAGAAGAAATAGCACTCGACCCGGAGCTCTTAGGCAGAGTCTTTGAAAATCTCCTTGCCAGCTACAACCCGGAGACAAAAACCACTGCCCGCAAACAGACCGGCAGTTTTTATACGCCTCGCGAAATCGTCAACTATATGGTTGATGAATCGCTCAAGGCTTACCTAAAGCAGAAGCTTGAAACTGAAGCTGGGATGAAGCAGGACGATGCAGAGGTCGGGCTGGAATTTCTATTAGGCTACAACGAAAAGGAACATCTTTTTAATAAAAAACAGACCGCTGTCCTCATTAACGCCATTGATAGCTGTAAAATCCTTGACCCTGCCTGTGGTTCCGGCGCTTTTCCGATGGGGATACTTCACAAATTGGTGCATATCCTTCACAATATTGACCCGCAGAATAAGCGCTGGAAAGAACGGCAGATCAAGAAAGCCATGGCTATTGATGACACAAAAATCCGCGATAATTCAATTTCCGATATAGAAACCGCTTTTAATAATAACGAACTGGATTATGGGCGCAAGCTATATCTTATTGAAAACTGCATCTACGGCGTGGACATCCAGCCCATCGCCACACAGATCAGCAAGCTACGCTTTTTTATATCACTTATTGTTGACCAAAAAGCGGATAGAGCAAGAGATAATTTCGGCATACGGCCACTGCCTAACCTTGAGACGAAGTTCGTAGTTGCCAATACGCTTATCGGAATTGATAAACCGAAAGTCGGTGATTTTGTTGGAAGCCTTTTTGATAATACAACGGTAAAAGAACTTGAAGAAAAATTGAAAGATGTACGCCACAGATTATTCAGCGCCAAAACTCCGGCAATCAAACGCAAGCTACGTGAAGAAGATGCGAAGCTACGAGGACAGATGGGCGAGATACTTGAAGGTTCAGGGTGGAGCAATGAAAGCTCACGCCAGCTTGCCGGATGGGATCCATATAACCAAAACGCCAGCAGTCCGTTCTTTGATCCGGAGTGGATGTTTGGAATTGCAGATGGTTTTGATGTAGTGATTGGGAATCCGCCGTACATTAAAGAGAGTACGGATAAATCCGTATTTGATGGGTTAAGGAAATCAAATTACTACCAAGGCAAAATGGATTTATGGTATTTTTTTGCATCAGTTTGCATTGACATGCTCAAGAAAAATCTACATGGTTGTCTTTGCTTTATTGCAACAAACAATTGGATAACAAATTCTGGAGCATCTCAGCTCCGAAATAAAATTTTGACTGAAACAGAAATTCTAAAATTTATTGATTTTTCAGATTTCAAAATTTTTGAATCTGCTGGTATTCAAACAATGGTATTTGTTTTGGAAAAGAAGAATAGAGTCGATAAGCATGAGGTTCAGTTTTCAAAACTTAATGATTCTTCAATTAAATTTTCAGAACTAAATATGTTCCTAAAAAGAGAAAAGGATTGTAGGTTTTTATTTAATAAAAGCACTTTGATTTCAAATGAATTTATTAATAAAACAATAAATTTTTCACCTTATCTTGCTTTGGATGTTTTGCAAAAAATTGAGTCAAAAAGAAATTTCAACTTACTTGAATCTGAAATAAATTCAGGAATTGATATTCCACAAGACGTTGTGAATAAATCCAGTTTAAATGTTCTTGGTAATAATTATAGCGTTGGTGATGGGATTTTTGTTCTTTCCGATAAGGAATTAGAAGATTTAAACTTAAATCAAAACGAGCTTTCTCTAATTAAACCATTCTATACAACATCAGAATTATATAGATACAATGTGAACTCGCAAAACAATTTCTGGATTATCTATACTGATTCAACTTTTAAAAATCCAAAATCCATTGTGAAATTCCCTAATATTAAGAAACACCTAGATAAGTTTCAGAGTGTAATAACATCAGAGAACAAGCCCTATGGATTAAATCGTTCAAGGGATGAAAAGTTTTTTAAAGGTGAGAGAATAATTGTTCAAAGGAAGTGCTCCCAAAAGCCAAGCTTTGTGCATGTTTCTTTTGATGCATATTTCAACAGAACATTTATTCCTATTAGAACTGAGAGGATTGACCTAAAGTATCTTTCAGGACTTTTAAATTCAAAATTGACATCATTTTGGTTAAAGTACAAAGGTAAAATGCAAGGTGACAATTATCAAGTTGATAAAGATCCTATCCTCACAATACCAATATTAAATTACTCAGATAAATCGACCGCAAATAATCTTGTATCTATTACCATTACATCAAAAGACAAAGGAATATTTGAAGATGTTATTGATGCGGTTTTCTACGAACTCTACTTCCCCGAAGAAATTAAAGCCGCCGATGCCGAGGTGTTGAAGCATTTGACCAGCCTGCCGGAACTGAAAGACGACTGGAGTGATGAAAAGAAAATGAAGGTCATTGAGAAAGTTTACAAAGAACTCTCTGATCCGAAGCATCCGGTCTCTATCGCCATGGAAAAGCAGAAGACGGTACCGGAGGTTAGGATTATTGAGGGGCTGGATAAATGA